A genomic region of Metopolophium dirhodum isolate CAU chromosome 1, ASM1992520v1, whole genome shotgun sequence contains the following coding sequences:
- the LOC132934986 gene encoding uncharacterized protein LOC132934986 → MEYQKETFVGFQSILTFKCKVCNIKSKLYTENPKTVQVPINKATVHGCQAIGIGHTQLSELFSFLEIPSLSISGYTKVQENVADIVHATAWDEIKKAGEEEKKMALECGDIDVDGTPVITVVADGQWSKRSYRTKYDALSGAATIIGFKSKKVLFVGIRNKYCCICQKSKNSKKVAPDHQCFLNWKKSSTSMEADGVVEGFMKSEEMHGLKYNCLIGDGDSSVTKRLNEIQPYGPNFHIRKIECRNHLMRNYATKLTVIARNTKYPLRVRKYILSNILRFRGDITKAVIHWRNIIGVTKLEKIKGIQRDVANAPYHRLGQHLKCDSYFCNGSKNNDLNLVPEAESSGMMNEIKNYVSRLVLNSESLLENKNNNMCEQFNSLINKHIAGKRLNFSSKRSYNTRVEAAVVSFNSKQYLRKIHKKISNCSPGKFGKRFIKNYERIRTNTLKRRQLFPEARKTKIICTDGPDADYGLAEPLTNQYSPQDFEKKKKEFLTSLENADIKKIEDDTRNQSESEKWYYERKKRITASRFGQVCKMRSSTSCKNTVYNILYAGNVQSKYLQYGRDTEPIARKKAECIIGEKIQICGLIVDPDEPYLAASPDGLIGKTAIIEIKCPYIAKDTSSAIDAINKKLLPYCNIVDNCTKLKKDNIYYYQVMGQLHITRRKLCYFVIYTSNWITVEKIYYEPEFWTSNMAEKLKMFYMDCMLPEIIQPLYPIRMLKSDIKEPERIIKIMTTTNNNFKKM, encoded by the exons ATGGAGTATCAGAAAGAAACATTTGTAGGATTTCAGTCGATTTTAACATTCAAATGTAAAGTGTGTAACATCAAAAGTAAACTTTATACAGAAAATCCTAAAACAGTACAAGTCCCAATTAATAAAGCAACTGTTCACGGCTGTCAAGCAATCGGTATTGGTCACACACAGCTGTCTGAATTGTTTTCATTTCTTGAAATCCCATCGTTATCGATTAGTGGTTATACGAAAGTACAAGAAAACGTAGCTGATATTGTGCATGCAACAGCATgggatgaaataaaaaaagctggtgaggaagaaaaaaaaatggcgtTGGAGTGTGGTGATATAGACGTAGATGGCACACCAGTCATCACAGTTGTTGCAGATGGGCAGTGGTCTAAACGCAGCTATCGGACAAAATACGACGCCTTATCCGGAGCA gctacgataattggttttaaatctaaaaaagtgCTTTTCGTTGGAATAcgcaataaatattgttgtatttgccaaaaatcgaaaaatagtaaaaaagtcGCACCTGATCATCAATGCTTCCTCAATTGGAAAAAGTCCTCAACAAGTATGGAGGCCGATGGCGTGGTTGAAGGATTTATGAAAAGCGAGGAAATGCATGGATTAaagtataattgtttaatag GTGATGGGGACAGCAGTGTGACTAAACGCTTAAATGAAATTCAGCCGTACGGTCCCAATTTTCACATAAGAAAAATTGAGTGCCGAAATCATTTGATGCGAAACTATGCCACCAAACTTACAGTGATTGCTAGAAACACAAAATACCCACTTCGTGTTCGAAAATATATTCTATCGAATATTTTACGATTTAGAGGTGATATCACAAAAGCAGTTATACATTGGAGAAATATAATTGGAGTAACGAAATTAGAAAAGATAAAAG gtatTCAAAGAGATGTTGCTAACGCCCCATACCATCGACTTGGTCAGCATCTAAAGTGTGATTCTTATTTTTGTAATGGAtcgaaaaataatgatttaaacttAGTGCCAGAGGCTGAAAGCTCTGGAatgatgaatgaaataaaaaactatgTATCAAGACTTGTTTTAAATTCCGAAAGtttgttagaaaataaaaataacaacatgtGCGAAcaatttaattctttaataaacaaacaCATAGCCGGTAAAAGATTAAATTTTTCGAGTAAAAGAAGCTATAATACTAGGGTAGAAGCAGCCGTAGTTTCATTTAACTCTAAACAGTATCTaagaaaaatacacaaaaaGATCTCCAACTGTAGTCCAG gaAAATTTGGGAAaagattcataaaaaattatgaacgaATAAGAACCAACACATTAAAAAGAAGACAGTTATTCCCAGAAgctagaaaaactaaaattatttgtactGACGGTCCAGATGCTGACTATGGTTTGGCAGAGCCGCTAACAAACCAATATTCACCacaagattttgaaaaaaaaaaaaaagaattcctTACATCCTTAGAGAAtgcagatattaaaaaaattgaagatgaTACTAGAAATCAAAGTGAAAGTGAGAAGTGGTACTATGAACGCAAAAAACGAATTACTGCCTCTAGATTCGGACAAGTTTGTAAAATGCGTTCTAGTACCAGTTGTAAAAACACCGTGTACAATATACTTTATGCTGGAAATGTCCaatctaaatatttacaatacggCAGAGATACGGAGCCTATCGCTCGTAAAAAAGCAGAATGTATAATTGgcgaaaaaatacaaatttgtggTTTGATAGTGGATCCTGATGAGCCATACTTAGCAGCAAGTCcag atggcTTGATTGGTAAAACggcaattattgaaattaaatgtccATATATTGCAAAAGACACTTCAAGTGCAATAGATgctattaacaaaaaatta ttGCCATATTGTAACATAgtagataattgtacaaaacttaaaaaagataatatttattattatcaagtaatGGGCCAGTTGCATATTACCCGCAGAAAATTAtgctattttgtaatatataccAGTAATTGGATTACGGTAGaaaaaatttattatgaacCAGAATTTTGGACTTCTAATATggcagaaaaattaaaaat gttttaTATGGATTGTATGCTACCTGAAATAATTCAACCACTTTATCCAATAAGAATGTTGAAGTCCGATATCAAAGAGCCTGagcgtattattaaaattatgaccacaactaataataattttaaaaaaatgtga